Below is a genomic region from Sebastes umbrosus isolate fSebUmb1 chromosome 20, fSebUmb1.pri, whole genome shotgun sequence.
tgtaaagcgcttttctagtcttccgaccactaaaagcgctttacactacatgtcagcattcacccattcacacacacattcatacactgatggcagaggctactaaggtgccaactttgcccatcaggatttaatctaaatactcattcacacaccgatggctatgcctccgggagcaatttggggttaagtgtcttgctcaaggacacatcgacatgtgacccggagcagccggggatagaaccaccgaccttccgattggtggacaacctgctctaccctctgagccacatgCAACCCCACATGATgaggatgattgaactctctttcagtaacaaggaacaaacaagacatattggctattttacactttattcatttaatacaccgtcaggagcctcagtagcgggtggaagatccatacgcagccacaacagcctggcacctcctcctcatgctggtcaccaacctggtcacacgttgctgtgggatggcgttccattcctcaaccaggattggttgcaggtcagccagcgtggttgtgttggtcactctaacatgtacagcacgcccaagctgatcccacaagtgttgaattgggttgaggtgtggactcttggcaggccgttccattcctcaaccaggattcattgcaggtcagccagtgtggttgtgttggtcactcaatgatgtcactggcaaaacaaggcttgtcatcattgaaggccatctcaatgcagtgagatatcgggatgagattctgcagccagtggcgatcccatatctccacaatctgggacctaacttcatcctccaagatgacaacgctcgcccccacagagccagggttatcacagtctacctccacaatgtgggagtagagagaatggaacggcctgccaagagtccacacctcaacccaattcaacacgtgtgggatcagcttgtacgtgttagagtgaccaacacaaccacgctggctgacctgcaacgaatcctggttgaggaatggaacgccatcccacagcaacgtgtgcaACCTGTCGAGTTGAATCAACATCTCTCGAAAACAgtttcaacagaaacaaaacattataaCATTCATGAAGGCAGGATATATTGCAGGACTGTCATATtaaactgcattagttttaactAGGTGTACCTAGTAAATGGGCAACTGGTTGTATGTTGACTAATAAGTGGAAAGCTGTTCAGCCTTTACTTGAAACATAGTGACAGTGAAAAATCTCAGATGTAGAGAGCATTGTGCAAAATCACACTAATCTGTACAAGGCTGAGCAATAAATCGGTGTTTGGTTAAGGttgatctttgtttttttactactGTTGAAACTCATACCAAAGAGAACTGCATGTACTGGCTGCTGGTAATCATTTCTTCCTGTTGTGACCTTCATTAACTGAAAGACTGCTGTGTTTCCGTGTGCAGAGAGCAGTAACCAGGCCCTCCAAAATATGCCCAGAGTGCTGCGAGACGTGGAGGCTTTGAAACAGGAAGCCTTCTTCCTCAAGGAGCAAATGGTTCTCGTCAAAGAGGACATCAAGAAGTTTGAGCAAGACACTGTGCAGTCTATGCAGGTGTGCACAAGTTCAATCACTATGTCATTACTACATACTGTAAACAGCATATGCGTGCTACATACAAATCAACATAGACTCTTAAAGTGTTAACCCGATGTTATGTCATTGAAGTAATTTCTAAGATAATAAGCTCTGTAATAGTCAAAGCCCGACAGTGGCATAAAATGTGCACGGTGCTCTAAGGATATTTCGGCTTTTATATTGTGTGGTTCCTACTCACCAGGTCCTGGTGGAGATAGATCAAGTGAAGAGCCGCATGCAGTTGGCAGCTGAAGCTCTGCAGGAGGCAGACAAATGGAGCACACTGAGTGCAGACATTGAGGAGACCTTCAAAACACAGGTATAAGTGCAAGACGTTACCACAGGACTTCACTTGTTATGGTTTTGTCATGAACCTTTGCTACTCATCCTGGCCCACTTCCATATAGACCAGACTGTTGGAATGGAATTTAACCttttaatgtacagtattagGACTCTGCATACCAAAAAAGGGCtttgaaatattaatatttctgaAAAAGTAACAGCATATTTAGCAACTAACAactgataatataataattaagaTATTACTTCTCTTCCAGGACTTTGCAGTGATTTCCTCCAAGCTGACCAGCATGCAGAACAGCCTGGCCATGCTGGTGGACACACCAGACTACTCTGAAAAGTGTGTCCACCTGGAGGCTCTGAAGAACAGACTGGAGGCCCTGGCCAGCCCTCAAATAGTAGCAACCTTTAATTCCATGTCTATGGGTGAGAAgttctttttatttctcatatttattccaacttcaatttctttttttttcactgactTTCAGTGTAAAACTAAGAATATGTTTCCCTGTGTTTTCTCTGCAGACCAAGCCAAGCTGTTTGTCAAAGTCTTCACAGAGATAGACAGAATGCCACAGCTCCTTGCCTACTACTACAAGTGTCACAAGGTAAGCCTCTCCCTTACcttaataattaattgataaataagCCGTCACAAAGTCAGATTCTCGTATGTTTTacctccattttttttttttttaaatgaaatgtctgtTTTGACATCTCCAGGGCCAGTTGGTGAGCATGTGGCAGGATCTCTCTCAGAGTGAGCTCAGTCTGAATCAGCAGCTTTCTGAATTCTACGACACCTTGCTCTCCTCGTGGCACTCTCAACTCCAGTGGAGCAGCCAGGTGAGACACTCCTGTAGTACCAAGAAAGACACTTAACACACTATTTGAAAGAGCTGGATAGTGATCAGTAGGAGACACCAAATGATGGGTAGTATGTTCTTTGCAGTAGATAAATACAGTGAGTCAGAATGCTCcttttttaattgtttgcaCTTGTACTGAAACAGGTGTTCAAGAACCCATACGAGGTGGTGACCGTGTTGCTGATCCAAACTCTGGGCGCCATGGTCCCATCCATCCCCGTGTGCTTGAGCTCAGCCGTGGAGCGGGCAGCCCAGGAGCAGCGCCTCGACACGCTGCTCGAACTCCACAACACCACGTCCACCTTCGGACACAGCCTGGAGGCCGCCATGCTGCCGCATCTGGGTCCGTGCACAGACGAGACACGACTGTAGATACTTCAGATGTGGGTGGAGTACTTAAGTCCTAATGTTCTGTCTGTTGTGTTTCCTCTCCAGGTGAGAATAATCTGCTGAAGGTGAACGAGCTGGTGTGCGCGCTGTATGACCCCTACAAACCTTATCAGCTACAGTACGGAGATCTGGAGGAAGCTCACCTCCTCATCCAGATCAGTGCTGTACCTTTGGTTAGACACcattgcacacatacacacatacactattttcagttttttctctgtttgtgtcgCCCCTTGTTTCACTCACTCCATATTCTCTCCTCCCTTTAGGAACACGGAGAGGTCATTGATTGTGTGGAAGAGTTGAGCCACTCTGTTGGCAAGTTGTTTGGCCTGGCCGGCGCTGCCGTGGACCGCTGCGTCAAACTGACTGACGGACTGGCCGTGTGTGGCCTCCTCAAAGCCCTCAAAGCTCTCTTCACCAAGTAAATATCCTTTATTGTCACAACAGTCATACGCCACTTACTATGCTTTATTGATAGAAATAATTTACCTATTTTTTTAAGTATatgttgaccttttttttatttgatctcTGTAGCCAGCTTTAACATCGTGCTTGTTCTAGGTATGTGTCGGACTTCTCCACAACACTGCAGTCAATCAGGAAGAAGTGTAAACTGGAGGATACGCCGAGTGCATCTGTTTTCCAGGAGGACTGGACGGCCTTCCAGAACTCTGTCaggttaatgttttatttttacattttagacaATTTTATTAGAATGCAGATTTTTGGGCGACGATGGAGAAAACCTGGAAGGGGATTGGGAGGAACAGCCtgcctgatctaaacccgagtggtgctttgttattggacttctgtgctagtcatggattgacCTCAAACAAACACCACGTTAGAGCATAGGGTGAGTAAGTAAGTAACCAGAACACAGTGGACCAAAGACAAGCTCATCGAGCTTTTGGTTGTAAAGTACTCAAAAAGTAAGGCACACCAAGGGTTGTGATGAGGCGCTGATCACCGAAAGTAGACttgaaagtagaaaaaaaatgttgcacactCTGGCTCAATATGCATTTCTTTTATTCTGATGATGTTTTCGGCCCTCAGACGTTCTTCTAGATCAACAATATTAAGACACAGGCTCTGATTAGTTATATAGGCCACACcccagtcacacagctgacAGTGATTAGACAATCATGTTCCATCATaggggggagaaaaaacaaTGAAGAGGCCTTCAGTCAATAAAGAACAAACATTGACTAGGGCTACAGCCCAACCAATTACTTCAAATAACTTCAAACAAAATGACAAGAGCCTTTATGTCTCATACGCTACATTTGTGTGGTTatatttcaaatgtaaaaatacacaaatattttgatttctaatgtatatatacatatagtaaAAGTTCAgctctaaatgaacatcataaaCAACCTTATCTAAATAACCAATAAGTAGATGTACAgatcacagaaaacaactttgTGGTCTTCTAATCAGATCTGTGGCTGTGTGTCTTGAACACTCAGAGGAACAGAGCTGTAAACTGATCACCACCTGGTGGTGAGTTTGATCAGATGGCGGGGGGAAACTACTGGAAAGACTTGCCAAGACCAAACGTGTAGAGAGGATGACCTGGGAACGTCTGTCCATGAGGTCTTTAAGTCCCACCTCTGGGAGAATTCCAGGTGGAGGTTGGGAACGTAGAATACGAGTGGGCCACTTTCAAAGCCTCTATTGTGGAGGCGGCTGCTACtccatacccaatatgtgttcaacatgcttttgtgtgaataaacagtagtatgtatcttttcggaggCACTGAACTAacttacgtcgtcacttcctgagatcCTCCTTGCCAGTTTGAGatgcgtaaccatggtaaccagtgccaacctcatgtgaccaaacaaTGATTAATGAGAAATACAAAATTTGAACTTATTTGAAAACGTTATTACGCctatagcaaagtgaaatcttatacttgaATTGAAACGTGATGTTATAGAGCTGTCCgccaacgtctgttatgaacatttTCGTAattactgcattgcattgtgggatatttatgcggCCGTattgtccagcgttgcatactgtaatatttcaccagaaatagtatgcaattcacggACTAtgggtttcatactaaggttttggacatactaaaatatcacgcatactgttttagcgtactaaatagcacgTTAGTATAGGAATTTCTTACGCAAACTAGAAGTTGTTGTTGGAAGGTCTTCGGTGCTTGTTGTGGCAGCAACCTAAGAACCTGCTGGTGGACACTAGCTGTGAAGGAGGCCTTTCGGGCTCGTTTGGGCCAGGACCACTAGAGCTTTGAAAGAAGCCAGTTGAGGTGGCTGATCTGGATGCCTCCtcccctttggaggttttccaggGAACATCCAACTAGTAGGACACctcggggtagacccagaacacactgGAAAGATTATATATCTTATCTGGCTTGGAAACGCAGCGGGATCccagaggaggagctggaatTGGATGGATGTCTAAACGGTTTTATAtggttttgtgttttacagGATTATCGCCACTTGTGGAGAACTGCTCAGACAGTGTGGAGCCTTTGAGCAGCAGCTGTCAAACAAGTAAGAGAGATACTGCATTTGTCATAATGTTCTAGTTGTTTCACCCTAAATCATTCATCTCTTTGACATGGAGATAACTCATGGGGGCACCCTGTCAACAAGGCACAATGTCAGATTTTAGGGAATTGCGTGCGCTCTCTGAATACAATCAATCCTTCCCGTAGGATCCTGGGCACGGCAGGTAAGTACTTGTCAGAATCGTACAGCCCACGCAGCCTGGCAGGCATCCAGGAGGCCAGctccacagagaggaagagcgcCACCAAGAACCCGTGGCAGGAATACAACTACCTTCAGAGGGGAAATATGACTGAATACAACAGCCTGATGGAAGTCCTCTACTCCCTGAAGGTATGGAGCAGGGCATGGTGTCGGAATGAGGATGTTGATGTTCTGTGAAGAGAACCGACTCTATCAGGTTGTTTATCAAGGACCCTCTACAGCTGTTTATCCCTTTGTTTTCCAGGAGAAGGGCACCGGTAACTCCAGCCTGCTAACAGAGCCCAGAGCAGCTCTGATCAGACTCAACCAGCAGGCCAACCAGCTGGCTTTCGACTCCGTCTTCCTGCAAATCAAACACCAGCTCTGCCTCGTATCCAAGATGGAGGTGATTAAGTGTCAAGTTACTGCATAATTTGATTTGAAAGTCTGATTTGAGTGCATTGCTGAGAGCTTTTGGacttcctttgtgtgtgtgtgtgtgtgtgcgcgcatttGAGTGTTGGAGTGTCTATTTTAATCTCGCCTCgtgctgtttgtgtttcagagacAAGAGGAACCTGGTTTGGGAGAGCGCTACACAGAGGACCTGCCTACTTTCAGCCTGTCTCCACAAGAATACATTACAAATGTTAGTCAGGTTTGGCTTCAATATACGTCATGACATTCAATTAAAACAATTCCTAAATCATAATTAAAATGTGCAGTGCAGATgaatacaaaaaacaacaggACTTGTTTCATAAGACGAAGTCAAACTAGCAGTCGTTTTGTACATGATCACAGCTAAAACGAGTACAATACATATTATACTGTAGCTCCCAGACAGCGGATACATCAAGCTAGATTTCTGTCCTTCCCTTCCAGATAGGGCAGTACCTGATGTCTCTGCCTCTCCACTTGGAGCCGTTTGTGACTCAGGAGGACCCGGCGCTAGAGATGGCCCTGCATGCTGGGAAGCTGCCTTTCCCTCCAGAGCAAGGTTTCTGGCCATCAACCCTGATTCTCTCCTCAATCTAATGATATTCCTTCTCTCTTCCCTTTCCTCCTGTTTCTGcatcctttctttctttcctgtatactgtatatcttaagTCTGAAAACATCTTCACTTTCTTTTTATCCATTGATTTTTACTGTGGTCTTTAATATTCAAAGTGAGAAAAAGTCATTTAACACAATGAATTCATTGTCATAGAATAACATTATATATTtgcttttataaaaatgtatttatacagaGAAATTTAACTTTGATTCCTCAGTCTCAAGTGCAGTTTTTAACAAAATCCCCATAATATGTAAATCATTTCTGTGAATATAGgtgtttctttttcattacaCAGTGATGTGTGGTTctgtttcaatttgtttttaaattaaaggcAGTCCCtgcttaaagctagggttggtaatcttgagaaactagcaagagtaccgAAAAACCGAGCCAatgtgttgccaactcttttccaaagaCGGTAGCAAGCAGCTCTggctccaaaagtcactaaatctagcgagaaagtcgccaagtcagcaacactgacagtctgtcagtcaggatgtaatgagaatttcaaccaatataacaaaaatgtttttcaaaaagattaccaactctagctttaatataaatatttgaaaatggACAAGTTAAAAGGTAAAAATCAAACCTCTTGGACTGCAATCATGGCAATGGAAAATGGAAACAACAATTTGTAATTTGATACCCAAATAACACACCACTGACCCATATCCTTATTAGCTTGGTTGGCatgcagttattattatttgatagGAAGGGTGGTTGGGTCAGGCAGAAATctgttattgtgtttattattaaacGTTTCTATACACTCCCAAGTGCAGGATGCAGCATTAAAACAGAAAGTTTTCAGTTTTTTGGTAGAGTATTTAGAGCAAATAATGATTGAAGCAGAAGAAAACGCCCAGAGATACAGAGTAACATGACAAAAGTGACCGAACATTACAGTATTAAATAAGACAACTGATCTATCGTGAAGCCAAAGAGCACAAATGCCATAAGACTACTCCACTACTTTTCTACAACCTTTTCTTTCCCACATAATGTTGACCTTTATCCTCCATCTCCAGCTATATTAAATCCCCAcctgtctaaaaaaaagtattaacatcACTGACTCTTGTTCCCTTTACACCTTGTGCACTTTATGAAACATCACCTTCCTTCTGTCTCAGGCGATGACCTTCCCGAGCTGGACAACACCGCAGACTACTGGCTGGGCTCCATCGCTCGGGCAACCATGCAGACCTACTGCGACGCCATCATGCTCATTCCCCAACTGAGCACCCGTTCCACTAAACAGCTGGCCACGGATATCGGTACGGTAACCGGACGGACGCGCGCAGATAGCGATTCCTTATGATGGCTATAAGCAAAACAATGACGTTGTTATTGATGATGTATCGATGACTTATCCTGTTCCTGCTCCTCCACAGACTATCTGAGCAACGTGATGGACGCTCTGGGCCTGCAGCCGTCCCGCGCCCTGCAGCACATCGTCACCCTGCTGAGGGCCAAACCAGAAGACTACAGACAGACCACCAAGCTGCTGCCCCGCCGGCTGGCCTCCACCATCGCCGCTGTCCGCTGCATCGACTACTAACAGTGAGGGAGAGGATTGGACTGTAGGTATAGCGGCTCTCAGAGCAACACTGGGGGACTCGCAGGCATGTTTGGAAAATGAAGAAGAATGTGATATCAGTAGTAGTTGGTTTACTTGTCATTGAGTCCCTTTAATCTCACATTTGGGGCTGCAGCATTTTAGGATTCTAGTCCTGTCCAAATGGCATTTATGGGAATGTTATAAGATTGAAATCAGGGtggttcagactttttttatactGATTATTGTTGAAATAAAGTGTGACTTTGAATGATCAACGGTTATAATGCCTTCAGACAAGCCAAAAGGTGGAAGTGTCTTGATTATACATCtttaatttctgcattttttttttttacgttgcTAAAGCATCTAAGGAATTCATCAGGGGATGTGTGAGAGCAATTTGAAGTCTACATGACTGTTTGTTGATTGATTATTTGTCATACTAATATAACTCCTCTatgatattaaattatattaaggtaATATTTCTGATATGAGCTGTATTGTTTTCTGTTAACGGAGCTTCACATTCAGTTGACTTCAGCAGTAAAGGGAAAGGtgagctctctctttctctccggtTGTAGTAGGGGCTGGACAAGTAATATGAATAGTCTCCCATGTGGATATTTTTCCATATTTTTCCATGCAGTATCATAAAAATCTGTACATAATACATTGACataaacactaaaaaaaatgGAGCCTATTGTGTTACTTTTGATCAAACTATTTTTATCCATCAAATAAAATAGGAGGGTTGAATGAGTTTGTTGTGTAATCAATCTAGTTTAATAAATGTATGGCCTTTTCTGCTAAATCCTTTCTTTTGTAATCCCACGTTGGTCcaactgtctgtgtgtccaatgtgccacttttttttattctttactgATGTTAAACGTATTTGCACCTTCAAGTCATGAAAATTGGCACGTCTGTCACCGTCAACTGTCTGGGGGGAATACATGCAGAAAATAGAAGACTTCACTGTAACACAAAGGTAAGACACCGTGGGTCTTTTAAGATTTTGTTTAAAATGCCTAAAATCTTATATTTGAAGTAGCGCTAAAATGATTAGACTGATGCTCCAGCTTTTCCAgtgttgctgcttttctgtctgtgaagattgaatatttttagattttgccGGACTAAaacaatttgaagacgtcaccttgggctgtAGGTAATGGTGAAgggcattttcactattttctgacatgttaaaggtgctattgataacatggataacattcagccactagatgtcacattctgcctcccccgttccattgcattcacttcacaacaagtcgttgccaggcacttgcCATCCATctcagtttttttccacacagactgacgacccagagataccacgtgataccaacgtcgttttactctttgctcacaagccttgttagaagtgggaaccaaatgtcaaatatgtctataaaaatgttatcaatacgacctttaaatttatttatttgtccgattaggcttttaagaaaaaataaaaatacaaaataccacatcatacataaaatcacataatacaacaccgtacattacaatcaacttacatatgtatgttcccaatcagtaatcagtgatcacaggtttggtttagtttcagccactgtttcaccttttcattaaacgttttcaggtcaggttgtatttttaaacaatCAGCaggttgattaataattaaaatagcaATTTGtagatacaaaaacaaacaagggcatacattttttaacagatttaaagaaaattaaaaataaaatgataataataaaaagatactaaatatatatttttggtgtGGATGAGCATTGTATAATGGTTGACAATAAAATTTTACAAAAACGTAATTAAACTCATTGTAATACCCCTAAAGGGACTAATAacataagatattcctttattagtcccacagtggggaaatttgccaCATACAGCatcaaaggggatagtgcaaaaaacaaaagtcaagatacaacacagtgcaaaaagcaaaacaaaagtaaacagaGTAATTACTATTAATGAACAGACTATAAATGGTATATGTTCCTGTGAGACTTGTTATTTCTTTAGCGATCCCCTAAATATATCAGATAATTCTAAAaactctgtggatgtattcttttttttatatatttgtctaaatacaaatgttataaaaaaagacCTTTAAATAATCAGcttgttgattaataattaaaatgattagtaatttgtaaattaaatcaaacacaAATGTATAAATTCCCAGCAGATTTAaagaaaattgcaataagataataataataataataataataataatgatgataatactactaataataaaagatatatTAATGGTGactataatgataataatatatgaGATATTTTTCGAGACAAACAATCTACAATGGTTGACcagaaattaaaaattaaataaaattaaactcATTGTAATACCCTTAAAGGGACATAACACTTTGACCAATGGTATGTTCCTGTGAGACTTGTTATTTCAATAGCGACCCCCTAAATATAtcagatatttttattttctgtaaatgaTGTGATAACATCCTGCCATCATCAGTGAGCATGCTGTCCAGAGACGAGGATGGagcatcaccatcaccatcctcctcctcctcctcctcctccagcagcatcaCATGCCGCTGtacctgctctctctcctccaacaTGGACCAGTGTTTGGCCCTCTGACGTCAGCCGTTACCGCcctgcctgctgcctgctgcctgcctgcctgcctgcctgcctgcctgcctgcaccATCGCTGCctacagatgatgatgatgaggatgatggagGAGACGATGGGAGAAGCGGCCTCGCCATCAATCCCAGGAGGAGGAATTAAAGCACAACACGGACACTGAGAGattgagaaggaaaaaaaaaacccagaaaactTTCGGATGCTCCTTTCACATCTGGcacactgaagaagaagaagaagatgatgctgatgctgcggcCAAACGCTTGCTGGGAGCGGCGCGCTGTGCCGCTGCTCCGGTCCGGGTGTTCCTCAGCTTGTTGGAGCTCCTGCGATCTAGGGAACACATCCACTGGGTAAAATAACACCACCAGTTTTTCCACCGTTGGATGTGACGCCCAGGGGTGCCTTTTTTTTCAAAGGGTGGAGCTGCGGtttctttaataataaatgatgaggAATACGCGCGCGCGTCAGCATCTaatagaatatagaatatagaatTTAGAATTGTGATGTTGATGTCTGACAGACGCTGATACTCGCCTTGCTGTTTTGTCGTGTCTTGAACAATGACACAGGTGATGTTATGTCACCGGAGGAGCCACAGATAAGACACCGAGATGGAGACTAACCTCCTCATGTGAAGCGCCCTGCTGGTCGCCATGCTCTCCATGGATATGAGGCTTGTTTACGCAATCCGACGCAGTGTTgctagtgattttttttttgggatgcTATACACTCtccatgtgatgtgatgtgatggccttttttttttttggtgtttctGTGAAATATGCATGGggggatgatgaagaggaggtgaTGCTCTGATTATAAAAAAGGCGTACAAATTTGGAGAAAGGCATCATGTCGAAAGTTGTGAGTAGCAAGGAGAAGAAATCCTTCAGTAAGAAGCTGTTCCGGAGGAGCTCGGTGCGATCTGTTGGGAGCTTTATGAACAGAGTCCTCCGGACCTTGTCCACTCTGTCTCATTTCGGTACCGACGAGCAGGCCAACGAGGACGAGAAGGACGACGCCAGCTCCGTGCCGACTTCCACCACTACCggaggaggaggctcggttCCGTCCGACGACAGCGACTGCGGAGGGTTTCCCTTCGGCGACAAGGTGCCCGGTGTCGCCGGACTGAAGAACCACGGCAACACCTGCTTCATGAACGCTATCCTGCAGTGCCTGAGCAACACGGAGCTGTTCGCAGAGTACCTGGCTCTGGAGCAGTTCAAAGGCGCAGAGACGAcgacgagcagcagcagcaacaacgaCAAGGACAAGGCCAAGTCCCACGCCAACAACGGGGTGCTGGTGCAGAAGaagagcagccagcagcagcagcagcagcagcagcagctccagcagcagcagcagcagcaggatggaggagaggtcACCGAGCAGCTGTCCGGACTGGTTCGAGCTCTGTGGACCTTCGAGTATACACCTCAGCACAGCAGAGACTTCAAGGTAGGATGTGCATCATGTTGGGATCCTATACCTGTGAGGTTGTTATTGGATGAAACTGGTGCAAAAGTATGATTATTCTCACAACAATGAAAAAGACACACTCTGCATAGAGGGGCTGGCTATTTAGTGCATATTGAccctatttttttattaatgtaaatcAGATTTCATTGTCACACATTATcgtacacagcacagcacacagtgataTTTAGTctctttacttaaagggactgtttgtaactttcagaaatgcttgttaacagcgacacctgtggccgttaagtcaacgaaagtcagcatcgggctggcgctcgctctaaatatacatgaatgagcatcgctcaaaacagtgaggcgacacacgtcagctaaaac
It encodes:
- the cog7 gene encoding conserved oligomeric Golgi complex subunit 7; translated protein: MDFSKFLDDDFDVKDWVNGAFKVVQKDAPGKADTHAATLVMKLQLFIQEVNNSIEESSNQALQNMPRVLRDVEALKQEAFFLKEQMVLVKEDIKKFEQDTVQSMQVLVEIDQVKSRMQLAAEALQEADKWSTLSADIEETFKTQDFAVISSKLTSMQNSLAMLVDTPDYSEKCVHLEALKNRLEALASPQIVATFNSMSMDQAKLFVKVFTEIDRMPQLLAYYYKCHKGQLVSMWQDLSQSELSLNQQLSEFYDTLLSSWHSQLQWSSQVFKNPYEVVTVLLIQTLGAMVPSIPVCLSSAVERAAQEQRLDTLLELHNTTSTFGHSLEAAMLPHLGENNLLKVNELVCALYDPYKPYQLQYGDLEEAHLLIQISAVPLEHGEVIDCVEELSHSVGKLFGLAGAAVDRCVKLTDGLAVCGLLKALKALFTKYVSDFSTTLQSIRKKCKLEDTPSASVFQEDWTAFQNSVRIIATCGELLRQCGAFEQQLSNKILGTAGKYLSESYSPRSLAGIQEASSTERKSATKNPWQEYNYLQRGNMTEYNSLMEVLYSLKEKGTGNSSLLTEPRAALIRLNQQANQLAFDSVFLQIKHQLCLVSKMERQEEPGLGERYTEDLPTFSLSPQEYITNIGQYLMSLPLHLEPFVTQEDPALEMALHAGKLPFPPEQGDDLPELDNTADYWLGSIARATMQTYCDAIMLIPQLSTRSTKQLATDIDYLSNVMDALGLQPSRALQHIVTLLRAKPEDYRQTTKLLPRRLASTIAAVRCIDY